TATTAAACTACAGAGGGGATTCTGCACAATGAACGATCTGATTACAGGCACGCTGACTTCAAGTCCGGTGATGGTCCGGCATCCGCTTAACCCGATTCTGAAGCCTTCGGATGTACCCTATGGACCGGCCATGGTTTTCAACGCCGGGGTGACGAAATTCAAGGGCAGATATGTCATGGTGTTCCGCAACGATTACGGGGATGAGAGCAAGGGAATTGTGGCTCCCCATCATACGACCAATCTGGGGCTGGCCTTCAGCGATGACGGCGTAAGCTGGGAGGTACAGCCGGAGCCTTGCTGGTCCTGGCATGATGAAGAGGTGGTCAGAGTGTATGATCCGCGCCTGAGCGTGATCGGTGACCGCTGTTATATGTGCTTTGCTGTCGATACGCGTCACGGGCTGCGCGGCGGGATCGCTGTCACTGACGATTTCCGCTCGTTTGAGGTGCTTAGCCTGTCGCTGCCGGATAACCGTAACATGGTGTTGTTACCGGAGATGATCGGAGGCAAGTATGTAAGGCTGGAGCGTCCGCTTCCGGTGTACAGCCGGGGCGGCCGCGACCGCTTCGATATGTGGATGAGCGATTCCCCCGATCTGAAGTATTGGGGGAACCATAAGCTGCTGCTGGCTGTGGAGCAGGTGGCTTATGCCAATGACAAGGTGGGTCCCGGTGCGCCGCCGGTGAAGACGGATAAGGGCTGGCTGACCACCTTCCATGCGGTAGACCTTGACCCTGCCCGGGGCAAGAACGGCTGGGAAGATACCTGGAAGAAGCGTTATACCGCCGGAATTATGCTGCTGGACCTCGAAGATCCCAGCAAGATTATCGGCCGGGCGGAAGCTCCGCTGCTGGTGCCGGAGGCGGTGTATGAAACTTCAGGCGGCTTCCGCAACGATGTCATTTTCCCCGGCGGGATGATCCTGGAGGACTCGGGCGAGGTCAAGATCTATTACGGTGCAGCCGATACGGTGGAATGCCTGGCCACGGCTCATGTGGATGATCTGCTCCGGCTCTGTCTGGAGCCGAAGAGATAATTAGACCGGTTATATAGGCAGGGGGCCTTCCGTTATGCGGGGGGCTCCAGCCTTTTTTTGTTGAGAAAATTATAATGTATAGAAGAATGCTGCAAGAAGTGCAACAATACTGCCCCATAGAAGCGGTCCTATGCCGGAATCCTGCACAAACTGCAACAAATCCAGCGATAACTTGCTCTAACTATCGAAATTTGTGCAAAAAATGCAACATTGTACTTCGACCCCGTAACATTTATAGAAGAATCCTGCAAAAAGTGCAACAATGCTGCCTCAACCAAGCAGCAGGTGAGAGAAGTCGCCAGCATTCCTTACCCAGAGGATGATTTTATTATAAATAAGTGGAGAAATCCGCCAAAAAATAATCATGCCCTGTCTTGACGCCGGGCCGGAGCAGCCGTATGGTACAAGTGACAAGAACCGACAACCAAAGGGAGGTACAAGGTACATGCTTCAGAAGGAAAAGCTATGAATACATTCGCAGCCTATGGCCGGCAGCTCCGGCGGCAGATCGCCGACAGGTATTACCGGATATCCATCAAACAAAGGATTCTGTTCTCGTTCATCGTGCTGATCACGCTGTCCATCGGTGCAATGGGCACCTTCTCGTATTGGATTGCCGCACAGGAGATCGAGGATAATGCCTATGCCGGGAGCCGGGAGACCGTAAGCAAAACGGCCCAGCTGCTGGATTCCCGCCTGAATGATGTGGCGCTGTCCGTGCAGTCCCTGATGCTGAGCGATGCGTACCGCAAGATGATGCTCGATGTGTTCAGCCATGAGGTGTCGAATTACTATGTGCATCTGTCGGATCTGCAATATGTGCTCTCGCAGGCAACGTTCAATCAGCCGATCATTGAGAATGTGCTGATCGTTACCCCGATTGGCGATTTCTATTCCACCACGCAGATCCGGGCGCAGGACAACTCGTTCTATGGCTCGGAATTATATGATCTGAGCAAGGAGCAGCCCGGCGGCTACTGGGCCAAAGGACATTATGACCGGTTGTTCACAGGCAGCCAGCGGGTGGTCTCCTTCGTAGTCCGGGGGATTTATGAATACCCTTACACGCCGATCAGCAATGTATATATTGTGGTCAATATCAGGGAGAGCCGGGTCGATGAGCTGCTGAATACAGGCGGAGAACAAGCGGGGAGGAATTATTATCTGGTGAGCGGGGAAGGAGAGGCGGTGGTGGAGTCCCGCTGGCCGTTCCGGGGCAGGTTCCCCTGGAAGCCGGTGCTTGCCGAAGCAGGGAAAGCGGCCAATCCGCAGGATCACTACTACAGCTATGGCGGCAAGGAATATCTGGTGAATTATACAAAATCAGCGGTATCACCCGACTGGATCATCTCCGGCATGCAGTCGCGGGACCAGCTGCTGGGCAAGCTGCAGCGGGTGCAGCGCATCACCATCTATGTCATCGCTGTTTTCCTGCTGGCCACGTGGCTGATCTCCAATCAGCTGACCTCAGTGCTGCTGAAGCCCCTGTTCAAGCTGCGGCGGCTGATGCGCAGAGTCGAAGAGAACCAGCTCAGTGTGGTGTATGAGAGCCGTTATGAGGACGAGATTGCCCAGGTCGGCTTTCAGTTCAACCGGATGATGTCGGAGATTAAGACGCTGATCGCGGATGTGAAGACCAAGGAGGAGGGCAAGCGGCATGCGGAGATCCGTGCCCTTACGGCGCAGATGGAGCCGCACTTTCTGTACAATACGCTGAATACCATCTATTGCAAGTCGGTCATGGGCGAGAATGACGATGTGAACGAGATGATCCTGTCGTTGTCGCAGATGTTCCAAATCGGGCTCAGCGGCGGCAAGGATCTGATTACGCTTGCGGATGAGCTGTCCCATATGCGGCAGTATTTCGCCATTCAGCAGAAATGCTATGAAGGATTGTTTGAATACACGGTGACGGTAGAGGACGAGGCCCTGCTGTCTTGCCTGCTGCCGAAGATTGTTCTGCAGCCGGTGGTGGAGAACAGCATTCAGCATGGATTCAGCGACCGGACTATAGGAGGCAGGATAGATATCATGGTCAGCCGGGAGCAGGGGCTGCTGCATATTTGCATTACCGACAATGGACGGGGGCTTGATACTGCACGGGTTAAGGAGGGGATGGACAGGGCCCCGCAGTCGAAGAAAGGCTATGCCCTGTTCAACATCAGGCACCGGCTGGCGCTGTATTACGGAGACGAAGCCCGTATGGATGTAGACGGTGAGCCGGGTAAGGGATCACGGACGGATATGTGGATTCCCTCAGTGGAGGAGAGATGAAGGATGGACCAAAGGCTGGAGCCGGAAAGATTCAAATTATGTGTAATCGACGATATCAAAAGTGTGGTGGAGATGGTCTCGCGCAAGCCGCCGTGGCAGGAGCACGGTATTGAGGTCGCCGGTACGGCACTTGACGGTGAAGCGGGTCTGCAGATCATCCGCGGGACCCGGCCGGATATTGTGCTGACGGATATCCGGATGCCAAGAATGGACGGCCTGCAGATGACCCGGGCGATTCTGGAGGAGCTTCCGGACTGCAAGATTATAATCCTCAGCGCCTACTCGGAGTTCTCTTATGCCCAGGAAGCCATCCGGCTGGGGGCGCTCGATTTCGTGAAGAAGCCCTTTTCCCTGGAGGAGATTGTGAATGCAGTGCTGAAGGCCAGGGAGCTGTGCCGGGAGGAGCGTCAGGAGAGCGCCAGACTTGCTGTGATGGAGGCGAGAATCAGGGAAAGTATGCCTATCCTCCGCCAGGAATATCTCACCTTCCTGCTGCACCACCAGACGACAGAGGCGGATGCCCGTTCCCGCTGGGCCTATCTCGATATCCCGCTGGATCAGCATGATTTCTTCGTGTTTGTCGCCGAGATCGATCATTTCGCGGAGAAGCTGGGCGGCCAGCCTGTGCAGGAGGTCGAACTATTAAGGTTCAGTCTGCACAATATTCTCGAAGAGACGATTTCCGCCCGGACCCGTGGCGTTATTATCCGGGAGGCGACAGACCGGTATGTCTGCATCATGAACGGCTCGGACCCGGAGACTGCCGCGCTGATAACGGAGGCCTGCTGCACGAATGTAAGCCGCTTCTCGCGTCATACCCTTTCAATTGGCGTGGGACTGGGCACGGCGGCGATTCAGGGGCTGGGCACGGCGTATAGGCAGGCGCTTAGCGCGCTGGGGTATCATTTCTATACCGGGGGGGGCGGGGTATATCATTACAGCAATATCGAGAATAAACCTCTCTCGCTCCACAGCTATTCCGCCGCCGCCGAGCAGGAGCTGCTGTTCGCGCTGCGTTCCGGCAATGCCGCCAAAAGCCTGCAGGTGCTGGATCAGCTGTTCGCGGAGCTGCTGGACAGCGGGCTGTGGCCTGAGCCGCGTTATGTGGAAAGTGTCGGCTATGAGCTGAGCTCCAGGATCTGCCGGGTCCTGCTGGAGCAGTTCCCTTACGGGCAGGTGGAGCCGCTGGAGCTCCGAATTGCCGCCATGAAGAACCAGATGCATCCTTCCCTTCAAGATATCCGCGACCTGCTGTCCTGGCTGTGCCGGGAGGCCTGTGCGCTGGTTACGGAGGCCCGTTCTCTAGAGTCCACACGGATTATCCGCCAAGCCGTCGAATACATCCATAGTCATCTGGACACGGGGCTGTCGCTGGAGCAGATGGCGAAGCAGATTAACCTTAGCCAAGGGTATTTCTCCAATCTGTTCAAGAAGGTGCAGGGGATTTCGTTTCAGCAGTATGTGATGCATGAGAAGATGGAGAAGGCGAAGGCGATGCTGATCGGCGGCCGGCAGGTTCAGGAGATTGCCCAGGATCTCGGGTATGAGCACAGGCGCTATTTCAGCGAGGTGTTCAAGAAATATACCGGCATGACCCCGTCCGAGTTCAAATTGGATTATATTGGAAAATAATAGAAATCAGCAGGGGAGGGATTTCCGCAGGGCGGAGATTCCTCCTTTGTCTGTATAGAACTCCATCAGAAATCTGCCCTTAATGTGGGCTTACCCGCCTTATCTGAATCCGCCTATAGAACTATAATCAGGTTGTAAGCGAATACAGCAGGGTATATAAGGGGGCACTACCAATGATGAAGCGTACGCTAATGACATCTCTGAGCCTGGTCCTGGCACTCGGCTTGGCAGCCTGCGGCAATGGTAACAGCGGGGGCGGCAATGCAGCTGAAGGCAAGGGAGAAGGGGCGAAGGCCGGTTCGGGGGAAAAAACTAAAATCAGCTATTGGACAGGCGACCGCCACGATGCGGATTTTATAAAGGAGAAAGTAGCCGAGTTCAACGCATCCAATCCTGACGGGATTGAAGTGGAGCTGGTCGTCAAGGGCGATGACTTTGATACCGCACTCGATCTGTCCTTTCAGACCTCGGACGCGCCGGATGTGATCCGGGCGAAGGAGAATACGATCCAGACCTTCTACAAAAAAGGCTTTCTCGCTCCGATTGACGAGTTCCTGAGCGATGAGATGAAGACGAAATTCCCGGCCATGCCGGATCTGAATGAGTTCGACGGCAAGCGTTACAGTCTGCCGAACTATGGAACGACCATGCGTCTGGTGTACAACAAGGATCTGTTCGCCAAAGCGGGCATTGAGCATCCGCCGACTACCCTGCAGGAGCTGGTGGATACCGCCAAGAAACTGACCGAAGCCGGCAAAGCGGACGGCGCTTACGGCTTCGCCCTGAACTTCAAGAACCCCGGCAGTGCGTTCGCACGTTCGGCGCGGGTGGTTGCGGAGATGAGCGGCTATGGCGGCTTCGGGTATGATTTCAAGACGGCCCGCTATGACTTCAGCGGCTTCGAGCCGATCATCAATGCCTTTAAGCAGATCAGGGACGACGGCAGCATGCTGCCGGGCGTAGAATCGCTGGATATTGATCCGCTGCGGGCGCAGTTTGCGGAAGGCAAGATCGGAATGTACATGTCCTACTCCTCGGAGCCGGGCGTCTACAAGAATCAGTTCCCGGCCAAGATTGACTGGGCGGCCGCTCCGGTTCCTACCATCGACGGCAATGTGAAGGGGGCTTCCGGCTTCCTCGGGGGCCAATGGCTGGCGCTGAGCTCGAAATCAGAGCATAAAGAAGCCGCCTGGAAGTTCATGGAGTTCATGTACGGCGATCAGGTGCTGACGGATTATCAGGAAAAAGGCTTCGGCATCTCCATGGTTCCGGCCATCAGCGCAGCAGCCAAGACTCCGGATGTGAACGGCATTGAAGGCTTCCTGCCGAACAAGTATGACGGAGTGTGGCCGGTCTATCCGTCCGTAGCACCGGAAGGAATGAAATC
This region of Paenibacillus sp. FSL K6-1096 genomic DNA includes:
- a CDS encoding glycoside hydrolase family 130 protein, which encodes MNDLITGTLTSSPVMVRHPLNPILKPSDVPYGPAMVFNAGVTKFKGRYVMVFRNDYGDESKGIVAPHHTTNLGLAFSDDGVSWEVQPEPCWSWHDEEVVRVYDPRLSVIGDRCYMCFAVDTRHGLRGGIAVTDDFRSFEVLSLSLPDNRNMVLLPEMIGGKYVRLERPLPVYSRGGRDRFDMWMSDSPDLKYWGNHKLLLAVEQVAYANDKVGPGAPPVKTDKGWLTTFHAVDLDPARGKNGWEDTWKKRYTAGIMLLDLEDPSKIIGRAEAPLLVPEAVYETSGGFRNDVIFPGGMILEDSGEVKIYYGAADTVECLATAHVDDLLRLCLEPKR
- a CDS encoding sensor histidine kinase, encoding MNTFAAYGRQLRRQIADRYYRISIKQRILFSFIVLITLSIGAMGTFSYWIAAQEIEDNAYAGSRETVSKTAQLLDSRLNDVALSVQSLMLSDAYRKMMLDVFSHEVSNYYVHLSDLQYVLSQATFNQPIIENVLIVTPIGDFYSTTQIRAQDNSFYGSELYDLSKEQPGGYWAKGHYDRLFTGSQRVVSFVVRGIYEYPYTPISNVYIVVNIRESRVDELLNTGGEQAGRNYYLVSGEGEAVVESRWPFRGRFPWKPVLAEAGKAANPQDHYYSYGGKEYLVNYTKSAVSPDWIISGMQSRDQLLGKLQRVQRITIYVIAVFLLATWLISNQLTSVLLKPLFKLRRLMRRVEENQLSVVYESRYEDEIAQVGFQFNRMMSEIKTLIADVKTKEEGKRHAEIRALTAQMEPHFLYNTLNTIYCKSVMGENDDVNEMILSLSQMFQIGLSGGKDLITLADELSHMRQYFAIQQKCYEGLFEYTVTVEDEALLSCLLPKIVLQPVVENSIQHGFSDRTIGGRIDIMVSREQGLLHICITDNGRGLDTARVKEGMDRAPQSKKGYALFNIRHRLALYYGDEARMDVDGEPGKGSRTDMWIPSVEER
- a CDS encoding response regulator, which codes for MDQRLEPERFKLCVIDDIKSVVEMVSRKPPWQEHGIEVAGTALDGEAGLQIIRGTRPDIVLTDIRMPRMDGLQMTRAILEELPDCKIIILSAYSEFSYAQEAIRLGALDFVKKPFSLEEIVNAVLKARELCREERQESARLAVMEARIRESMPILRQEYLTFLLHHQTTEADARSRWAYLDIPLDQHDFFVFVAEIDHFAEKLGGQPVQEVELLRFSLHNILEETISARTRGVIIREATDRYVCIMNGSDPETAALITEACCTNVSRFSRHTLSIGVGLGTAAIQGLGTAYRQALSALGYHFYTGGGGVYHYSNIENKPLSLHSYSAAAEQELLFALRSGNAAKSLQVLDQLFAELLDSGLWPEPRYVESVGYELSSRICRVLLEQFPYGQVEPLELRIAAMKNQMHPSLQDIRDLLSWLCREACALVTEARSLESTRIIRQAVEYIHSHLDTGLSLEQMAKQINLSQGYFSNLFKKVQGISFQQYVMHEKMEKAKAMLIGGRQVQEIAQDLGYEHRRYFSEVFKKYTGMTPSEFKLDYIGK
- a CDS encoding sugar ABC transporter substrate-binding protein produces the protein MMKRTLMTSLSLVLALGLAACGNGNSGGGNAAEGKGEGAKAGSGEKTKISYWTGDRHDADFIKEKVAEFNASNPDGIEVELVVKGDDFDTALDLSFQTSDAPDVIRAKENTIQTFYKKGFLAPIDEFLSDEMKTKFPAMPDLNEFDGKRYSLPNYGTTMRLVYNKDLFAKAGIEHPPTTLQELVDTAKKLTEAGKADGAYGFALNFKNPGSAFARSARVVAEMSGYGGFGYDFKTARYDFSGFEPIINAFKQIRDDGSMLPGVESLDIDPLRAQFAEGKIGMYMSYSSEPGVYKNQFPAKIDWAAAPVPTIDGNVKGASGFLGGQWLALSSKSEHKEAAWKFMEFMYGDQVLTDYQEKGFGISMVPAISAAAKTPDVNGIEGFLPNKYDGVWPVYPSVAPEGMKSDDAFFKYMLNGGDLKAVIADLNKRYNAALDSAIANDGIKAEPDAGFDPAALGGKFAK